In Paludibaculum fermentans, the genomic stretch CCACGCCCGCGAGATGCTCCGGCCAGGAGGCCGGGATGGTGGGCAGTTCGGAGGTCATGTAGTTGATGAAGAAGCTGAAGATGCCGGCCTGGGCGGCGACGTAAAGAAACTGGGCGATCACGGCCATGACGAAGTGGGGATGCGACCAGATGGAGTGGGAGACGGGGGCGGCGGAGTCGTCGAGATGGTAGTCGTCTTCGCCCTTGATGTCGGGGATGTTGGAGAAGTAGAAGATGACGGCGAGGACGATGACGAAGATGGCGATGTACATGTACGGGATGTAGAGGGTCTCGCTGCCGGTGCTGCGGCCGGCGGCGTCCTTGCCGTAAAAGAACATGCTGCCGACGATGGGTCCAAAGATCCAGCCGACGCCATTGCAGGACTGGGCGAGGTTGATGCGGGTGGCGGCGAAGCGCTGATCGCCGAGTACGGTTGTGTATGGATTAGCGATGGTCTCAAGGAAGGTGAGGCCGGTAGCGATAACGCAAACACCCGTTAAAAAAGCCACAAATGCCAGGTTGGCGGAGACACGGCCTTCATGAACCATCGAGTTGATGTGCGTGGCGGGGATGAACCAGAAGCCGCCCAGCGCGACGATCAAGAGTCCCATCACGATGCCGCCCTTATAGCCGAGCTTCGTGGCCAGCCAGCCGGCCGGAATGGACATGAGGAAGTAGCCAAGATAGTGCGCGAACTGGACCCATGCCGACTGCGACTTGGACAGACCCAGTTCCTCCTGGAAGTGCTTGTCCATCACGTCGATCATCCCGTTGCAGAAACCCCATAGCAGGAACAGGGAACTGATGAGGATAAACGTGAACATCAGATTCTGGCCGTCGGCGGTGACGAAGATACTCTTCTTGGTATTGCTCATGGCGATTGGAAAGAGTCTATCAACGATCGCCCCCTCCTTTGCGCGCCCCATCTTGACGGCACCGGTTGATATGCTGTTCACCAATGCGGGCTGCTTTCCTTGTCCTCTGGGTACTCTCCGTCCATGCCGCCGAACCGGTGAGCTACCAGCGCAGCGTCCAGCCGATCCTGGCTGAGCGCTGCCAGATGTGCCACAACGCGCGCAATGCCAGCGGGCAGTTCTCCGCCGCCTCGGTGCCGTCGCTGCTGCGGGGTGGGGTGTCGGGTCCGGCGGTAAAACCGGCGCAGGCGGATGCCAGCCTGCTGGTTCAGGTGATCAGCGGCGAGAAGCCGCGGATGCCGAAGGCCGGGGCTCCGCTGAGCGCCGCCGAAGTCGCCACCATCCGGCGTTGGATCGAGGAGGGGGCCAGGGACGATTCCTCCGGCGCCGCCACGACGCAGGCCTGGTGGTCGTTGAAGCCGCTGCAGGCCGTGCA encodes the following:
- a CDS encoding sugar MFS transporter, with product MSNTKKSIFVTADGQNLMFTFILISSLFLLWGFCNGMIDVMDKHFQEELGLSKSQSAWVQFAHYLGYFLMSIPAGWLATKLGYKGGIVMGLLIVALGGFWFIPATHINSMVHEGRVSANLAFVAFLTGVCVIATGLTFLETIANPYTTVLGDQRFAATRINLAQSCNGVGWIFGPIVGSMFFYGKDAAGRSTGSETLYIPYMYIAIFVIVLAVIFYFSNIPDIKGEDDYHLDDSAAPVSHSIWSHPHFVMAVIAQFLYVAAQAGIFSFFINYMTSELPTIPASWPEHLAGVGSSVGFLRDWLSGWFEPNKAGVLTMSNKGASNLASLGSICFLIGRFSGAGILRKYSAHKVLGLYGAMNVLATFLVFLKLGWISVICVFLSYFFMSIMFPTIFALGIFGLGARAKKASSFIVMAIMGGALLPKLMGWVADEFDMSRGFIVPAVCFAFVAFYGYSWPKFSKSDSLNRAVPTAGH